In a single window of the Ancylobacter polymorphus genome:
- a CDS encoding class I SAM-dependent methyltransferase: MGHRAGDGGRHIVTPRGIADPAAFIRAETQRLAPPLVPEITLHLAEESLPIWQRTEEELGEIGLPPPFWAFAWAGGQALARYILDHPETVRGKRVLDFAAGSGLVGIAAMKAGAAHVACADIDRFAHAAIAANAALNGAAVDVLTADVVGTEGGWDVVLAGDIAYERDLATRVFAWLEALAAGGVEVWIGDPGRSYLPRERLEKMADYAVPVSRELEDAEIKATAVWRPKPR, encoded by the coding sequence ATGGGACATCGTGCTGGAGATGGCGGGCGGCACATTGTGACGCCGCGCGGCATCGCCGACCCCGCCGCCTTCATCCGCGCCGAGACGCAGCGCCTCGCCCCGCCGCTGGTGCCCGAAATCACACTGCACCTCGCCGAGGAATCGCTGCCGATCTGGCAACGGACCGAGGAGGAACTGGGCGAGATCGGCCTGCCGCCGCCATTCTGGGCCTTCGCCTGGGCCGGCGGGCAGGCGCTGGCGCGCTACATCCTTGACCATCCCGAGACAGTGCGCGGCAAGCGCGTGCTGGATTTCGCCGCCGGCTCGGGGCTGGTCGGCATCGCCGCGATGAAGGCCGGCGCGGCCCATGTCGCCTGCGCCGACATCGACCGCTTCGCCCATGCCGCCATCGCGGCGAATGCCGCCCTCAACGGTGCGGCGGTGGACGTGCTCACCGCCGATGTGGTGGGCACCGAGGGCGGCTGGGACGTGGTGCTGGCCGGCGACATCGCCTATGAGCGCGACCTGGCGACGCGGGTCTTCGCCTGGCTGGAAGCCCTCGCGGCGGGCGGCGTCGAGGTGTGGATCGGCGATCCCGGCCGCTCCTATCTGCCGCGCGAACGGCTGGAAAAGATGGCGGATTATGCCGTTCCGGTCTCCCGCGAGCTGGAAGACGCGGAGATCAAGGCCACCGCCGTCTGGCGCCCGAAGCCGCGCTGA
- a CDS encoding EVE domain-containing protein, producing the protein MAHWLYKSEPFKWSWEQQVAAADKGTHWDGVRNHLAKQQLLAMRLGDRGFFYHSNEGKEIVGIVEVIKEAYPDPSDPSGKFVMVDLKAVAALKNPVSLAAVKAEPRLADMALMKFSRLSVQPVTDAEWDIVLEMAGGTL; encoded by the coding sequence ATGGCGCACTGGCTCTACAAGTCCGAACCCTTCAAATGGTCCTGGGAGCAGCAGGTCGCCGCTGCCGACAAGGGCACCCATTGGGACGGTGTGCGCAACCACTTGGCCAAGCAGCAGCTTCTCGCCATGCGGCTCGGCGATCGCGGGTTCTTCTACCACTCCAATGAGGGCAAGGAGATCGTCGGCATCGTCGAGGTGATCAAGGAAGCCTATCCCGACCCCTCCGATCCCTCGGGCAAGTTCGTCATGGTCGACCTCAAGGCGGTGGCGGCGTTGAAGAACCCGGTGTCGCTCGCGGCGGTGAAGGCGGAACCGCGCCTCGCCGACATGGCGCTGATGAAATTCTCCCGCCTCTCCGTCCAGCCCGTCACCGACGCCGAATGGGACATCGTGCTGGAGATGGCGGGCGGCACATTGTGA